In one window of Borrelia anserina Es DNA:
- the amrB gene encoding AmmeMemoRadiSam system protein B, whose protein sequence is MVNNIFYSTNDSKLKSFNLNKKKTHKALLSSYGAYEFFLDKIDLFQKIITHNTKNVFIFSQTKENSQINISDHKAWKFLNKTIDVNLDIVSLIKNLEFTSIENKIMENDHKIEITLNFIKDITQDIKIIPIILGQPKNQISREFCKFLNPFITKEENSFIFLCHFIACSKNLRKAIQLETTLKEFLNTPNSNSSTLLEYYNTHKIFPENISALTIIHKLFKKFEFINHTLVNNENEYLIIENILLN, encoded by the coding sequence TTGGTTAATAATATATTTTATTCAACCAATGATTCTAAATTAAAATCATTCAACCTAAATAAAAAAAAGACTCATAAAGCACTTTTGAGTAGTTATGGTGCTTATGAGTTTTTCTTAGATAAGATTGACCTATTTCAAAAAATAATAACACATAATACAAAGAATGTGTTTATATTCTCACAAACAAAAGAAAATTCACAAATTAATATCTCAGATCATAAAGCTTGGAAATTCCTTAATAAAACAATTGACGTTAATCTAGATATAGTAAGTTTAATAAAAAATCTTGAATTTACAAGCATAGAAAACAAAATAATGGAGAATGACCATAAAATTGAAATTACATTAAATTTTATTAAAGATATAACACAAGATATAAAAATTATCCCTATTATTTTGGGCCAACCAAAAAATCAAATTTCAAGAGAATTTTGTAAATTTTTAAATCCATTTATAACAAAGGAAGAAAATTCTTTTATATTCCTCTGCCACTTCATCGCATGCTCTAAAAACTTAAGAAAAGCCATTCAACTAGAAACAACATTAAAAGAATTCCTAAATACACCTAATTCAAATTCATCCACTTTATTAGAATATTACAATACACACAAAATATTTCCTGAAAATATAAGCGCACTGACCATAATTCATAAGCTTTTCAAAAAATTTGAATTCATAAACCACACACTCGTCAATAACGAGAATGAATATTTAATAATAGAGAATATACTATTAAACTGA